The Falco naumanni isolate bFalNau1 chromosome 1, bFalNau1.pat, whole genome shotgun sequence genome window below encodes:
- the CYTL1 gene encoding cytokine-like protein 1 isoform X2: protein MKVLLSLIALLSAALLTKAAPPTCYSRVLSLSKEITQSFKELQTSKADSCVEMLPRLYLDIHNYCVLAKLRDFVAYPRCERVLEVSELKEKARSLYTIMISHCRRDLVFLTDDCSALESPALPPIEPSIIDS from the exons ATGAAGGTGCTGCTGAGCCTGattgctctgctctctgctgccctgctcaCCAAAGCAGCCCCACCAACTTGCTACTCAAGGGTGTTGTCTCTGAGCAAAGAAATCACACAGTCCTTTAAGGAGTTACAGACCTCCAAAGCC gACTCATGTGTAGAGATGCTGCCCAGGCTGTACTTGGACATACAT AATTACTGTGTGTTGGCAAAACTCCGTGATTTTGTGGCCTACCCCAGATGTGAGAGAGTGCTTGAAGTGAGtgagctgaaggaaaaagccCGGAGCCTGTACACTATCATGATCTCCCACTGCAGAAGG gacTTGGTGTTCCTCACTGATGACTGTAGCGCTCTGGAAAGTCCTGCGCTGCCTCCCATTGAGCCCTCCATCATTGATAGCTAA
- the CYTL1 gene encoding cytokine-like protein 1 isoform X1: MKVLLSLIALLSAALLTKAAPPTCYSRVLSLSKEITQSFKELQTSKAVDSCVEMLPRLYLDIHNYCVLAKLRDFVAYPRCERVLEVSELKEKARSLYTIMISHCRRDLVFLTDDCSALESPALPPIEPSIIDS, encoded by the exons ATGAAGGTGCTGCTGAGCCTGattgctctgctctctgctgccctgctcaCCAAAGCAGCCCCACCAACTTGCTACTCAAGGGTGTTGTCTCTGAGCAAAGAAATCACACAGTCCTTTAAGGAGTTACAGACCTCCAAAGCCGTG gACTCATGTGTAGAGATGCTGCCCAGGCTGTACTTGGACATACAT AATTACTGTGTGTTGGCAAAACTCCGTGATTTTGTGGCCTACCCCAGATGTGAGAGAGTGCTTGAAGTGAGtgagctgaaggaaaaagccCGGAGCCTGTACACTATCATGATCTCCCACTGCAGAAGG gacTTGGTGTTCCTCACTGATGACTGTAGCGCTCTGGAAAGTCCTGCGCTGCCTCCCATTGAGCCCTCCATCATTGATAGCTAA